The following are encoded together in the Methanosarcina flavescens genome:
- a CDS encoding methanogenesis marker 16 metalloprotein gives MNGALDDIGTSRTILEIQDKIDAGDAVVLTATEICARIRAGEMIGLEDVDVVTTATRGIMSGTYAVLSFKVSESDSFVKASEVLLNGVPAVVGPCPNERLGVLDLIVLGTAHSEFDPNYGGGHLFREMVEGKTIKVDVTTSEGKHFSVETWLSEIPYAKLHATRHTFKNYRAFVNPGKESIKTIFHALPFEGEFKEMTFCGCGELNPIENDPRLETIGIGTRVLINGADGFVTGAGTRSAPDNPNLTGFADMHDMTPEYMGGFVTSAGPEIINTWAVPIPILHEGMLENILKLDKEIPLKLVDLAGRIPLCEITYGDVWDNADLNIKYDPGKCINCMDCLVIEACPMGAVRRGETGAVHQPELCFNCGLCILRCRGEAFSANLGSVRCAIGGCFRDIKVTLRQSDRARAIIAAEELKEKILTGRFRLTEPVEKISWRE, from the coding sequence ATGAACGGAGCACTTGATGACATAGGGACATCCCGCACAATCTTGGAAATTCAGGATAAGATTGATGCCGGAGACGCCGTGGTTCTAACGGCAACAGAAATTTGCGCGAGAATTCGGGCAGGAGAGATGATAGGGCTCGAAGATGTGGATGTTGTAACTACTGCAACGCGAGGCATTATGAGCGGAACATACGCCGTACTTTCGTTCAAAGTTTCAGAGTCTGACTCATTCGTCAAAGCTTCTGAAGTCCTGCTTAACGGTGTGCCTGCAGTTGTGGGTCCCTGCCCTAACGAAAGGCTCGGAGTCCTTGATCTGATCGTACTCGGAACCGCTCACAGTGAATTCGATCCCAATTACGGAGGCGGACATCTATTCAGGGAGATGGTAGAAGGAAAGACTATTAAAGTTGATGTAACTACCAGTGAAGGAAAACACTTCTCGGTGGAGACATGGCTATCTGAAATTCCCTATGCAAAACTCCATGCTACAAGGCACACTTTTAAGAATTACCGGGCTTTTGTAAATCCCGGGAAAGAATCTATCAAAACTATCTTCCATGCCCTGCCGTTTGAAGGTGAGTTTAAAGAAATGACTTTTTGCGGCTGCGGCGAGTTAAACCCCATTGAAAATGACCCCAGGCTCGAGACTATAGGAATCGGAACAAGAGTGCTTATCAACGGAGCGGATGGATTTGTCACCGGTGCCGGCACTAGGAGCGCTCCAGATAACCCCAACCTTACAGGTTTTGCGGACATGCACGATATGACTCCTGAATACATGGGAGGCTTTGTAACATCTGCAGGTCCTGAAATCATCAATACCTGGGCTGTCCCGATCCCTATTCTTCACGAAGGGATGCTGGAAAATATTCTGAAGCTCGATAAGGAAATCCCACTTAAGCTGGTAGACCTTGCAGGCCGAATCCCGCTCTGTGAGATTACCTACGGTGATGTCTGGGATAATGCGGACCTGAATATTAAATACGATCCCGGAAAATGCATTAATTGCATGGATTGCCTTGTAATTGAAGCCTGTCCTATGGGTGCTGTAAGACGTGGGGAAACCGGAGCTGTACACCAGCCTGAACTTTGCTTTAACTGCGGGCTTTGCATTTTAAGGTGCAGGGGAGAAGCTTTCAGCGCAAACCTGGGTTCTGTCAGATGTGCAATCGGAGGCTGCTTCAGGGATATTAAAGTGACCCTGCGCCAGTCTGACCGTGCGAGGGCAATTATAGCCGCCGAGGAACTTAAAGAAAAAATACTTACAGGAAGATTCAGGCTTACCGAACCTGTAGAAAAAATAAGCTGGAGAGAGTAA
- a CDS encoding MoaD/ThiS family protein, whose protein sequence is MSKKVHVTIQAGEISEQTVEIAESATYEDLLNTLDINQETVLVLNGGNAVPLDGAVSSDRLTILRVVTGG, encoded by the coding sequence GTGAGTAAAAAAGTACACGTAACAATCCAGGCTGGAGAGATTTCTGAGCAGACCGTAGAAATAGCTGAGAGCGCTACCTACGAAGACCTGCTAAACACTTTGGACATAAATCAGGAAACGGTACTTGTATTAAACGGAGGGAATGCTGTCCCCCTAGATGGAGCAGTCAGTTCCGACAGACTCACAATCCTTAGAGTTGTCACAGGTGGCTGA
- a CDS encoding CDP-2,3-bis-(O-geranylgeranyl)-sn-glycerol synthase has product MIKAFWLMIPAYLPNPFAAVFGGGKPIDGGRTLKDGRRIIGDGKTYRGLFSGIFFGVLAGNIQIWLSSRGFEILGIEMPSFGPNYTEALKVVLALACGSLFGDMVKSFFKRRMGLKRGAPLPLVDQLDFVIGAWVFAYLTAPEWFVSSFTPAIMIIILITTPLLHLTTNVIGYFTGIKKEPW; this is encoded by the coding sequence ATAATTAAAGCGTTCTGGCTGATGATTCCTGCATATCTTCCCAACCCTTTTGCAGCTGTTTTCGGCGGCGGAAAGCCAATTGACGGAGGCAGGACTCTAAAGGATGGGAGAAGGATTATAGGAGATGGAAAAACTTACAGAGGGCTTTTTTCAGGCATTTTTTTCGGAGTGCTTGCAGGTAACATCCAGATCTGGCTGAGTTCTAGAGGGTTCGAGATTCTTGGAATTGAGATGCCATCCTTCGGCCCGAACTATACAGAAGCTCTCAAAGTTGTCCTAGCACTTGCCTGCGGCTCGCTTTTCGGAGATATGGTCAAAAGCTTCTTCAAGCGCAGGATGGGCCTGAAAAGAGGAGCTCCGCTTCCGCTCGTAGACCAACTGGACTTTGTAATCGGAGCCTGGGTCTTTGCATACCTTACAGCGCCAGAATGGTTTGTAAGCAGTTTTACGCCCGCGATAATGATAATAATTCTTATAACTACACCTCTGCTGCACCTTACAACGAATGTAATAGGATACTTTACAGGCATAAAGAAAGAACCGTGGTAA
- the pyrE gene encoding orotate phosphoribosyltransferase has product MKKSETENELETQKQELIAALKACGAVRYGDFTLASGKKSKYYIDIKKASTDPKTLKLIAQQAAFRIKQMDVNIVAGVELGGVPLATAVSLETELPLLIVRKAVKGYGTKSRFVGDIKPENRLVMLEDVTTSGGSARDAIDVIRETGASVKYVISVVDREEGAKENLNKAGTELIPLVSASDLLK; this is encoded by the coding sequence ATGAAAAAATCGGAAACAGAAAATGAATTAGAGACGCAGAAGCAGGAACTGATCGCAGCCCTCAAAGCCTGTGGAGCTGTCCGCTACGGAGACTTCACGCTTGCCTCGGGAAAGAAAAGCAAGTACTATATAGACATTAAAAAGGCCAGTACTGACCCCAAAACCCTGAAACTTATAGCGCAGCAGGCGGCATTCAGGATAAAACAAATGGATGTAAACATAGTAGCAGGGGTGGAGCTTGGAGGTGTGCCGCTTGCAACCGCGGTTTCCCTGGAAACCGAACTTCCTCTGCTCATAGTCCGGAAAGCTGTAAAGGGCTACGGTACAAAGAGCAGATTTGTGGGTGACATTAAACCTGAAAACAGGCTTGTAATGCTTGAAGACGTGACCACAAGCGGAGGCTCGGCCAGGGATGCAATTGATGTTATCAGGGAAACTGGAGCGAGCGTAAAATACGTTATTAGCGTCGTGGACAGGGAAGAAGGAGCGAAAGAAAACTTGAACAAAGCAGGTACGGAACTTATTCCTCTTGTGAGTGCAAGCGATCTTTTAAAATAA
- the purD gene encoding phosphoribosylamine--glycine ligase, which produces MKILLIGGGGREHAIAEGIKKSKHKPSLYALMAKKNPGIAALCEDFLLEKETEIEKVVEYAKARNIEMAFIGPEAPLAAGAADALWEAGIPVVGPKKACAIIEFDKAWARNFMKKYGIEGCPAYEVFTEEKPAHAFIEKLGDVAVKPSGLTGGKGVKVMGDQLPDLKAAKAYTSELLEKGPVVIEERFIGEEFTLQAFVDGKSLVFFPAVQDHKRAYEGDVGPNTGGMGSYNDAGEILPFMLPDDLEKAKKIMKDTVKALYEETGTGYQGVLYGQFILTASGPKVVEFNARFGDPEAMNVIPLIETDFVEIMSAVVKGTLGDLPVSFSKKATVCKYAVPAGYPDKPEKDSEVTVGDIGEASIYYASVYEKEGKVYTTTSRAIAVVGIAETIAAAEKIAQNALENLHGRLFFRRDIGTAALIQKRIDHMKELRG; this is translated from the coding sequence ATGAAAATTTTGCTTATCGGTGGAGGCGGAAGGGAACATGCAATCGCCGAAGGAATCAAGAAAAGCAAGCATAAACCCTCCCTTTATGCGTTAATGGCGAAAAAAAATCCCGGAATTGCCGCTCTTTGTGAGGATTTTCTCCTTGAGAAGGAAACTGAAATTGAGAAAGTCGTTGAGTATGCAAAAGCCAGAAATATCGAAATGGCTTTCATAGGCCCTGAAGCCCCCCTTGCAGCAGGAGCTGCAGATGCCCTCTGGGAAGCCGGAATTCCGGTTGTAGGGCCTAAAAAAGCCTGTGCAATTATAGAATTTGACAAGGCTTGGGCAAGAAATTTCATGAAAAAATACGGAATTGAAGGCTGCCCTGCCTATGAGGTTTTCACAGAAGAAAAACCTGCGCATGCTTTCATAGAAAAACTTGGCGATGTGGCAGTTAAACCCTCAGGCCTGACAGGGGGCAAAGGTGTAAAAGTCATGGGAGATCAGCTTCCTGATCTTAAAGCTGCTAAAGCCTATACAAGCGAGCTTCTTGAGAAGGGGCCTGTAGTCATCGAGGAGCGTTTTATAGGAGAGGAATTCACACTTCAAGCCTTTGTGGACGGAAAGAGCCTTGTTTTCTTCCCTGCCGTGCAGGACCATAAAAGAGCCTATGAAGGAGATGTCGGGCCCAATACAGGCGGCATGGGTTCATATAACGACGCCGGGGAGATCCTGCCTTTTATGCTTCCTGACGACCTTGAAAAAGCAAAGAAGATCATGAAGGACACCGTGAAGGCACTTTATGAGGAGACAGGAACCGGGTATCAGGGCGTGCTCTATGGACAGTTCATCCTTACAGCCAGCGGCCCCAAGGTCGTGGAATTCAATGCACGATTCGGTGACCCCGAAGCCATGAATGTAATTCCCCTGATTGAGACCGATTTCGTGGAGATTATGTCTGCAGTGGTTAAAGGTACCCTTGGAGATTTGCCTGTAAGCTTCAGTAAAAAAGCAACTGTGTGTAAATATGCAGTTCCTGCCGGTTATCCTGATAAGCCTGAGAAGGACAGCGAGGTAACTGTAGGAGATATAGGGGAAGCTTCCATCTATTATGCCAGCGTCTATGAAAAAGAAGGAAAAGTTTATACAACCACTTCCCGCGCAATTGCAGTAGTCGGGATTGCAGAGACTATAGCTGCAGCCGAAAAGATCGCCCAGAATGCCCTTGAAAACCTCCATGGAAGGCTATTTTTCCGGAGAGACATTGGAACTGCTGCCCTTATCCAGAAGAGAATTGACCATATGAAAGAACTCAGGGGCTGA
- the argF gene encoding ornithine carbamoyltransferase translates to MKKDVLSITDLTREEIYELLESAADLKAKRKAGEPTEFLKNKSLGMIFEKSSTRTRVSFEVAMTDFGGHALYLNSRDIQIGRGETIEDTARILSGYLHGIMARVMKHKTVEKLAEYSTIPVINALSDREHPCQILGDFMTIMEYKKKFEGLKFAWVGDGNNVCNSALLGSAIMGMEFAVACPKGYEPKAEFLEKAKTLGGKFTITDDPKIAAKDADIIYTDVWVSMGDEAEQEKRLKDFARFQVNTELLGVAKPDVIVMHCLPARRGLEITDDVMDGPNSVIFDEAENRLHAQKALILKLMR, encoded by the coding sequence ATGAAGAAGGATGTACTTTCAATAACTGACCTGACCAGAGAGGAGATCTATGAGCTCCTCGAATCGGCCGCAGACCTGAAAGCAAAACGCAAGGCAGGAGAACCTACAGAGTTCCTGAAGAACAAAAGCCTCGGGATGATTTTTGAGAAATCTTCCACAAGAACCAGGGTGTCTTTTGAGGTTGCAATGACTGATTTTGGGGGACATGCCCTATACCTTAACTCCAGGGATATCCAGATAGGAAGAGGAGAGACTATTGAGGATACTGCCAGGATCCTATCAGGCTACCTTCATGGAATTATGGCTAGAGTTATGAAGCACAAAACTGTAGAGAAGTTAGCCGAATACTCAACAATACCCGTCATCAACGCGCTTTCGGACCGGGAACACCCCTGCCAGATTCTGGGCGATTTCATGACAATAATGGAATACAAAAAGAAATTCGAAGGCCTGAAGTTCGCCTGGGTGGGAGACGGAAACAATGTCTGCAACTCTGCCCTGCTCGGTTCGGCTATTATGGGAATGGAATTTGCTGTAGCCTGCCCGAAGGGATATGAGCCAAAAGCCGAGTTCCTTGAGAAAGCAAAAACCCTCGGAGGAAAGTTCACAATTACAGATGACCCGAAAATTGCTGCAAAAGACGCAGATATTATCTATACGGATGTCTGGGTCTCAATGGGTGACGAAGCCGAACAGGAGAAGCGCCTGAAGGACTTTGCCAGATTCCAGGTCAACACCGAACTCCTTGGAGTCGCAAAACCGGATGTAATAGTTATGCACTGCCTCCCAGCCAGGCGCGGGCTTGAGATTACGGATGATGTTATGGACGGCCCAAACTCCGTAATTTTTGATGAAGCCGAAAACCGCCTGCATGCACAGAAAGCCCTTATTCTAAAATTGATGAGATGA
- a CDS encoding PKD domain-containing protein, translating to MFPVAYFIASVISGYAPLAVQFIDLSENIVSRSWDFSNDGITDSAKMNPVYEFANQGNYTVNLTINNENGTNSKLATINVLTKSNSSGGSSGRNFGGSSGSSGSSGSSHKSGGIGGVSSEPARNVQVRELSQAFITGGKPVKFDFSKNAPVLRMVSFQYFFIKKVKMQNPKLV from the coding sequence ATATTCCCTGTTGCATATTTTATCGCCAGCGTTATCAGCGGTTATGCTCCTCTAGCTGTCCAGTTTATAGACCTATCGGAAAATATAGTGTCAAGGAGCTGGGATTTCAGTAATGATGGAATTACTGACTCTGCAAAAATGAATCCAGTTTATGAGTTCGCAAATCAAGGAAATTATACTGTTAATCTGACAATAAACAATGAGAACGGTACAAATTCAAAACTTGCTACAATAAATGTACTGACAAAAAGCAACTCCAGCGGTGGAAGCAGCGGTAGAAACTTTGGTGGAAGCAGTGGAAGCAGTGGAAGCAGTGGAAGCAGTCACAAAAGTGGTGGCATCGGCGGGGTTTCTTCTGAACCTGCAAGGAATGTCCAGGTCAGGGAACTTTCGCAGGCATTTATTACAGGCGGAAAGCCTGTAAAGTTTGATTTCTCAAAGAATGCACCTGTGTTGCGTATGGTTAGCTTTCAGTACTTCTTTATAAAAAAGGTAAAAATGCAAAATCCAAAGTTAGTGTAA
- a CDS encoding PKD domain-containing protein, with protein sequence MNINKRSYSGALASIILFFLFSILFSTVASAAQVTKIGNGTDPAIHGNKVVWTDNGVIHVYDLTARTDTAVDSSAASHPAIYGNKIVWHDNSSGTPRLAVYDISTAAKTYIIQNVDQYSKPAIYGRRIVWSADYNESTHNHSIYMRDISNSTQTWIAEGEGYSLDIYGTKIVYSAEGRSMRDIFLYDITTKKTITVSPYSGSIQIPHMYGNKVIWIDNYIGSGYIEMYDVVTKKATKVTSDHTVNTLNGFEGLETGCDTGAHFDINGDKIVYSKTGDDQFGYAGVYVYDIPSAKSTPVYIYPEGTYTTPDIYNNTIVWGIDSKYGTVNDTGIYICDLSVTNTLPPVAEFTANTTYGAAPLVVLFTDTSTGGVPTSWIWDFGDEIYSKHAMSATHTFTKPGNYTISLTVGNDAGNSKVMKPNYIVVTNPFPVANFSINVTHGYPPLSIQFTDLSQNATGWCWDFGDGNNSTQRNPVHEYTDPGIYSVNLTASNENGTDSRLTTITVMQPVGVGPYAYIANSGDNTVSVIDTATNNVTAIIPVGNSPRGVAVTPDGKKVYVTNFFDDTISVIDATKNKVTATIPVGDAPHGVSISPDGKKVCVPHSDVGNPSNNTILIIDTATNEVEATVLVGVVPFGVAVTLDGKKVYVTNDDKTVLVIDTATNTVIATIPVGNNPRGVAISPDGKRVYVACDEGSNNGYIYVIDAVKNKVTATVPAGEFPSEVAVTPDGKSVYVTNFLGGTISVIDATKNKVTATIPVGNSPSGVAVTPDGKSVYVTNGLSNTISVIDTSTNKVTATMNVGRSPNSFGQFIGSLQA encoded by the coding sequence GTGAATATTAACAAAAGATCATACTCGGGAGCTTTAGCTTCAATAATCTTATTTTTTCTGTTTTCAATTTTATTTTCAACCGTAGCATCAGCGGCGCAGGTGACAAAAATTGGCAATGGGACTGATCCTGCTATTCATGGGAACAAAGTAGTATGGACAGATAATGGTGTTATTCACGTTTATGACCTGACCGCCAGAACAGACACTGCAGTTGACTCTTCTGCAGCATCTCATCCAGCTATCTATGGAAACAAAATAGTGTGGCACGATAATAGCAGCGGGACACCAAGGCTTGCTGTATACGATATATCTACAGCTGCAAAAACTTACATCATACAGAATGTAGACCAATATAGTAAACCTGCTATTTACGGCAGAAGAATAGTCTGGAGTGCGGATTACAATGAATCAACTCATAATCACAGCATATATATGAGGGATATCTCTAATTCAACACAAACATGGATAGCAGAAGGAGAAGGATATTCATTGGATATATACGGCACAAAAATAGTTTACTCAGCCGAAGGTAGAAGTATGAGAGACATCTTTTTGTATGATATAACTACCAAGAAAACCATAACAGTAAGCCCGTATTCAGGTTCTATTCAAATTCCACATATGTATGGCAATAAAGTAATTTGGATAGACAATTACATAGGAAGTGGATATATTGAAATGTACGACGTTGTTACTAAAAAAGCAACAAAGGTTACAAGTGACCATACAGTTAATACCTTGAATGGGTTCGAGGGTCTTGAGACTGGCTGTGATACCGGTGCTCATTTTGATATAAATGGGGACAAAATTGTATACTCAAAAACTGGCGATGACCAGTTTGGTTATGCGGGTGTATATGTTTATGACATTCCTTCTGCAAAAAGCACTCCAGTTTATATCTATCCAGAGGGAACTTACACAACACCTGATATTTACAATAATACGATTGTATGGGGAATAGACAGTAAATATGGTACAGTTAATGATACTGGCATCTATATCTGTGATCTTTCTGTCACAAACACCTTACCACCTGTAGCTGAATTTACTGCAAACACAACCTATGGAGCTGCACCTCTAGTAGTGTTATTCACCGATACCAGCACTGGCGGAGTACCGACTTCCTGGATTTGGGATTTTGGGGACGAGATTTACTCAAAACATGCTATGAGTGCAACCCACACATTTACAAAACCAGGGAATTATACAATCAGTCTGACTGTAGGAAATGACGCAGGTAATAGTAAAGTAATGAAGCCAAATTACATTGTAGTTACTAATCCATTTCCAGTTGCAAACTTCAGTATCAACGTTACCCATGGTTATCCTCCTCTTTCAATTCAGTTTACTGACCTTTCACAAAATGCAACTGGATGGTGTTGGGATTTTGGAGATGGAAATAATTCTACACAAAGGAATCCAGTTCATGAATACACAGATCCAGGAATCTATTCAGTTAACCTGACAGCAAGCAATGAAAACGGTACAGATTCAAGGTTAACTACAATAACAGTAATGCAGCCAGTCGGGGTAGGTCCATATGCTTATATTGCGAACTCCGGCGACAATACTGTATCAGTAATTGACACGGCTACTAACAACGTTACAGCCATAATTCCGGTAGGAAACTCTCCCAGGGGAGTTGCGGTCACACCGGATGGAAAAAAGGTATATGTGACTAACTTTTTTGATGATACTATATCTGTAATTGACGCAACAAAAAATAAAGTTACAGCCACAATTCCTGTAGGAGATGCTCCTCATGGAGTTTCAATAAGTCCGGATGGGAAAAAAGTATGTGTTCCACATTCCGATGTGGGAAATCCCAGCAACAATACGATTTTAATTATAGACACGGCTACCAACGAGGTTGAAGCCACAGTACTTGTAGGCGTAGTTCCTTTTGGAGTTGCTGTTACACTGGACGGGAAAAAGGTGTATGTGACTAACGATGACAAAACTGTCTTGGTAATTGACACAGCAACAAACACTGTTATAGCTACAATTCCTGTAGGAAACAATCCTCGTGGAGTTGCAATAAGTCCTGACGGGAAAAGGGTATATGTGGCGTGCGATGAAGGAAGCAATAACGGATATATCTATGTAATTGATGCAGTAAAAAACAAGGTTACAGCCACAGTACCTGCAGGGGAATTCCCTTCTGAAGTCGCTGTCACACCGGATGGAAAGAGTGTATATGTGACTAATTTTTTGGGCGGTACTATATCTGTAATTGACGCAACAAAAAACAAAGTTACAGCCACAATTCCTGTAGGAAATAGTCCGAGTGGAGTTGCTGTTACACCGGATGGAAAGAGTGTATATGTGACTAATGGTCTTAGCAACACTATATCTGTAATTGACACATCAACAAACAAGGTTACAGCAACTATGAATGTAGGACGTAGTCCTAATTCCTTTGGGCAGTTCATAGGTTCTCTCCAAGCATAA
- a CDS encoding AAA family ATPase has product MDENIQKLNERASYYSEQLSKLRAEIKNRIIGQNDIIDNMLIALISQGHILLEGVPGLAKTLMSKTMAECLDCDFIRLQFTPDLLPADITGTKVYNHNETSFSTLKGPIFANFILADEINRAPPKVQSALLEAMQERQVSIQGETFKLERPFFVMATQNPIESEGTYKLPEAQVDRFMFKLIIDYPTKDDEIEIIERFTQDIRPHISKVLTSRQIIEIQDFNPLIYADRKIKDYVARIVDATRHPQAYDVDVEGYIEYGASPRASLWLILAAKAHAMLDGRGYVVPEDIKAVAYNVLRHRILLNYEAEVEEVTSDQIITQILNKVKVP; this is encoded by the coding sequence ATGGACGAAAATATTCAGAAGCTCAATGAAAGAGCGAGCTACTATTCTGAGCAGCTCTCAAAACTAAGAGCCGAAATTAAAAATAGAATAATCGGACAAAACGATATTATAGACAACATGCTTATAGCATTAATTTCCCAGGGTCATATTCTGCTTGAAGGGGTCCCTGGACTTGCAAAGACCCTCATGTCCAAGACAATGGCAGAATGCCTTGATTGTGATTTTATTAGACTTCAATTCACGCCGGATCTTTTACCGGCAGATATAACCGGTACCAAAGTATACAACCACAACGAAACTTCCTTTTCCACACTTAAAGGTCCGATCTTTGCTAACTTTATCCTTGCTGACGAAATAAATCGTGCCCCTCCAAAAGTCCAGTCAGCGCTTTTAGAAGCAATGCAGGAAAGACAGGTAAGTATACAGGGAGAAACCTTCAAACTCGAGCGCCCTTTCTTTGTAATGGCAACACAGAATCCTATAGAGTCAGAAGGTACCTATAAGCTTCCTGAAGCACAGGTAGACAGGTTCATGTTCAAGCTCATTATCGATTATCCCACGAAGGACGATGAAATTGAGATCATTGAGAGGTTTACCCAGGATATAAGACCACATATATCGAAAGTACTCACATCCAGACAAATTATTGAAATCCAGGACTTCAATCCCCTGATATATGCTGACAGAAAGATCAAAGACTATGTAGCGCGGATTGTGGATGCAACGAGACACCCGCAGGCTTATGATGTTGATGTAGAGGGATACATTGAGTACGGAGCCTCTCCACGTGCATCCTTATGGCTTATACTTGCTGCAAAAGCGCATGCAATGCTTGATGGAAGAGGATATGTGGTTCCTGAGGACATAAAAGCTGTTGCATACAACGTGCTTCGACATCGTATACTTCTTAACTACGAAGCTGAAGTTGAAGAGGTCACCAGCGACCAGATAATTACACAGATACTGAACAAAGTAAAAGTTCCCTAA
- a CDS encoding DUF58 domain-containing protein, with protein sequence MQRAKEVIKQVKRIEISTKKQVEGLITGNYHSVFKGQGIDFSEIREYRAGDDVRAIDWKVTARFNHPFIKEFIEERNLNVYFAIDMSASGSFGSNITKKQKAIDIAASLMFAAIENNDNVGLFIFTEKIEKYIPARKGKRHILKLLSTLISYEPVTKKTDIMNSMEAIATLLKRRSLIFVISDFYSDDFSQPLKVMRKRHDVVALRVTDKREQELPDIGLIELEDEETGEQLLVDTSNEDFRIRYKELVKEHDESLKRLFRKMKIDMVDFVTDEPYEIVLKKFFRDRKVRR encoded by the coding sequence ATGCAGCGTGCAAAAGAAGTAATTAAGCAGGTAAAGCGCATAGAGATTAGCACAAAAAAACAGGTCGAGGGACTGATCACTGGAAATTATCACTCTGTGTTCAAGGGCCAGGGTATTGACTTTTCTGAAATAAGAGAATACAGGGCTGGTGATGATGTCCGTGCAATTGACTGGAAGGTTACTGCGAGATTCAATCATCCATTCATTAAAGAATTTATTGAAGAAAGAAACCTGAATGTCTATTTTGCTATAGATATGTCGGCTTCTGGAAGTTTCGGAAGTAACATCACAAAGAAACAAAAAGCAATAGATATCGCAGCAAGCTTGATGTTTGCAGCCATTGAAAACAATGATAATGTCGGACTATTCATTTTTACAGAAAAAATTGAGAAGTATATTCCAGCCAGAAAAGGCAAGAGACATATTCTTAAATTACTCAGCACATTGATTTCCTATGAGCCTGTAACAAAAAAGACAGACATCATGAACAGTATGGAGGCTATTGCCACGCTGCTCAAAAGAAGAAGTCTCATCTTTGTAATCTCAGATTTTTATTCTGATGACTTCTCACAGCCTCTTAAAGTAATGAGAAAGAGACACGATGTCGTAGCGTTAAGAGTAACTGACAAACGTGAACAAGAACTTCCTGATATTGGGCTTATCGAACTTGAAGACGAGGAAACAGGCGAGCAGCTTCTTGTCGATACTTCCAACGAAGATTTCAGGATACGCTATAAAGAGCTTGTCAAGGAACATGATGAATCATTAAAAAGACTGTTCAGAAAAATGAAGATCGATATGGTTGACTTTGTTACAGATGAGCCATATGAAATCGTACTGAAGAAATTCTTCAGAGATAGAAAAGTAAGGAGATAA
- a CDS encoding vWA domain-containing protein: MAGFGSPHILIFLLIIPLIYYLHKKVRIQKKNEAIIFSNLAFIKSALGDTKKSKRDIHLFYLSLLAIGLMIIGFANPHIPLEQTKEGVNVVLVMDVSGSMQAEDYTPSRLEAAKSSAEILIDSLKSKDYVGIVTFESGATTAAYLSPDKEKVIEKLHNVAQKEGSTAIGDGLSLGIDMASSIPNMKKIIILISDGVNNAGYISPDEAIQYAKANGIQVYTIGMGSNSQVLLGYDWFGNPQYAELDETTLQTIAKSTGGKYFKSVDDKTLDEIYRNIGENIKREKEETNIKDWFFFAAFLTLLIQMYYRYGKGRILQ, from the coding sequence ATGGCAGGTTTTGGCTCCCCTCATATTCTTATATTCTTACTGATAATTCCACTTATTTATTATTTGCATAAAAAGGTCAGAATCCAGAAGAAGAACGAAGCAATAATATTCAGCAATCTTGCCTTTATTAAATCCGCGTTGGGTGACACTAAAAAGTCAAAACGGGATATACATCTTTTTTATTTATCATTACTAGCCATCGGTCTCATGATAATAGGTTTTGCAAACCCTCACATTCCCCTGGAACAGACCAAAGAAGGAGTAAATGTTGTATTGGTAATGGATGTTTCAGGAAGTATGCAGGCAGAAGATTACACCCCATCAAGACTGGAAGCCGCAAAATCATCTGCAGAGATACTGATTGATTCCCTTAAAAGTAAAGATTATGTGGGAATTGTCACTTTTGAATCTGGGGCTACTACTGCAGCTTACCTAAGTCCTGATAAAGAAAAAGTAATCGAAAAACTTCATAATGTCGCACAGAAAGAAGGCAGCACTGCTATAGGGGATGGACTTAGTCTTGGGATTGATATGGCTTCGTCCATTCCAAACATGAAAAAAATAATTATTTTAATAAGTGATGGTGTGAACAATGCTGGTTATATTAGCCCTGATGAAGCGATCCAGTATGCGAAAGCTAACGGCATTCAGGTTTATACTATCGGCATGGGTTCAAACAGTCAGGTATTACTTGGATATGACTGGTTTGGTAACCCTCAGTATGCAGAACTTGATGAAACTACATTGCAAACCATTGCAAAGAGTACTGGAGGAAAATACTTCAAATCCGTCGATGATAAAACGTTAGATGAAATTTACAGGAACATCGGCGAGAATATAAAAAGAGAAAAAGAAGAAACGAACATCAAAGATTGGTTCTTCTTTGCAGCGTTTCTGACATTACTTATCCAGATGTATTATAGATACGGAAAAGGAAGAATACTACAATGA